The Siphonobacter curvatus genome includes a window with the following:
- a CDS encoding glycosyltransferase family 2 protein produces the protein MKKVAAVVVTYNRLEDLKICITSLQQQTFPVQAIFVINNGSTDGTADWLATQPELLVTTQANCGGAGGFATGIETAYEAEYEWIWCMDDDCVATPGALRALLESPNIGPCIKNCVSISNKDHSELAFYVDRPNKSYRKVTDMTQVDLVYGVASFFNGTLIHRQVIKHIGLPDRKLFIWGDEVEYMTRAIKMGFSVVTVTNSVFYHPPSFDRNGIPWPGAWKQYYAVRNQRRIFQNMHGNKYGIMVFLQWSLRETFVQLRSKRKHRMYDFLIYGEAALDSIFNNFRKYPDGIKTVRLYRFLNKKSTA, from the coding sequence ATGAAAAAAGTAGCTGCCGTAGTAGTAACCTATAACCGGCTAGAAGACCTCAAAATTTGTATTACCAGTTTACAGCAACAGACGTTTCCGGTACAAGCCATATTTGTGATCAACAATGGCAGTACGGATGGTACGGCCGATTGGCTGGCAACCCAACCCGAATTGCTCGTCACTACCCAGGCCAACTGCGGGGGAGCCGGTGGATTCGCTACGGGTATCGAGACAGCCTACGAGGCGGAGTACGAGTGGATTTGGTGCATGGACGACGATTGTGTGGCCACACCGGGTGCCTTACGGGCCCTACTGGAATCGCCGAATATCGGACCTTGCATTAAAAATTGCGTATCGATCAGTAATAAGGATCATTCCGAGTTGGCCTTTTATGTTGATCGGCCCAATAAGAGTTATCGGAAAGTAACCGATATGACCCAGGTGGACCTGGTGTATGGCGTTGCCTCTTTTTTCAACGGTACGCTCATTCACCGACAGGTTATTAAACATATTGGCCTGCCCGACCGTAAATTATTTATCTGGGGTGACGAAGTGGAATACATGACCCGGGCCATCAAAATGGGGTTTTCGGTAGTAACGGTTACCAATTCCGTTTTCTACCATCCGCCGTCCTTTGATCGAAACGGTATTCCCTGGCCCGGAGCCTGGAAACAGTACTATGCCGTACGAAACCAGCGACGAATTTTTCAGAATATGCACGGCAATAAGTACGGGATTATGGTTTTTCTGCAATGGTCGTTACGGGAAACTTTTGTACAACTCCGTTCCAAGCGAAAACACCGGATGTATGATTTTCTGATTTACGGTGAAGCGGCCCTTGACAGTATTTTTAACAATTTCAGAAAGTACCCCGATGGCATAAAAACGGTACGGTTGTACCGCTTCCTTAATAAAAAAAGTACTGCTTAG